A DNA window from Phaeobacter sp. A36a-5a contains the following coding sequences:
- the pdeM gene encoding ligase-associated DNA damage response endonuclease PdeM, translated as MTGYDLSLAGQRLTALGAGALWWQAQGLLCVSDLHLGKSERQLRRGGPALPPYETRDTLQRLAAVLDQTRPETVICLGDSFDDDAAAAALSDADQTRLDQLIAAHRWIWITGNHDPAPSGLAGDACDSLTLGPLLFRHIADPTFKSHTGAETPGEAAAEISGHYHPKARLRGSARPAFLADHQRLILPAFGTYTGGLCTTNPALSDLMAPRALAILTGPRPLPCPMPR; from the coding sequence ATGACCGGCTATGATCTCTCCCTCGCAGGCCAGCGCCTCACCGCGCTTGGTGCTGGTGCGCTCTGGTGGCAGGCGCAGGGGCTGCTCTGTGTTTCCGACCTGCATCTGGGCAAATCCGAACGCCAGCTCCGGCGCGGCGGCCCGGCCCTGCCCCCCTATGAAACCCGCGATACCCTTCAGCGTCTTGCCGCGGTGCTTGACCAGACCCGTCCCGAAACGGTCATCTGCCTCGGCGACAGCTTCGACGATGACGCTGCGGCAGCCGCCTTGTCAGATGCCGACCAAACCCGTCTCGACCAGCTGATCGCGGCTCATCGCTGGATCTGGATCACCGGCAATCACGACCCTGCCCCCAGCGGGCTGGCGGGCGACGCCTGTGACAGCCTGACCCTCGGCCCGCTGCTGTTTCGTCACATCGCCGACCCCACCTTCAAGAGCCACACCGGCGCTGAGACCCCGGGCGAAGCTGCCGCCGAGATATCCGGCCACTACCATCCAAAGGCGCGTCTGCGCGGCAGCGCCCGGCCTGCGTTCCTGGCCGATCACCAGCGCCTGATCCTGCCCGCCTTTGGCACCTATACCGGCGGTCTCTGCACCACCAACCCGGCGCTCTCGGATCTCATGGCGCCGCGGGCCCTCGCCATCCTCACCGGCCCGCGTCCGCTGCCCTGCCCGATGCCGCGCTGA
- a CDS encoding ligase-associated DNA damage response DEXH box helicase produces MSSLPDVITAWFHDRGWTIHPHQQEMLARADDPATLLIAPTGGGKTMAGFLPTLADLATGEHRGLHTLYVSPLKALAADIKRNLRTPVEEMGLPIRIDDRTGDTPASRKRSQRADPPHILLTTPESLALLTSYEDAPRMFAGLKRVVLDEIHALAESKRGDQLMLALTRLQAICPDMRRVGLSATVDDPAAIAQYLARHPDPCDIVLADPGPAADIQMLHTDAAPPWSGGGAAHAIPAVLEQIKAHNTTLIFHNTRAQAEIFFHNLWLANDDALPIGIHHGSLDRVQRDRVEAAMVRGELRAVVCTGSLDLGIDWGDVDLVIQIGAPKNVKRLVQRIGRANHRYNAPSKALLVPANRFEVVECRAALEAVEAGTLDGSPRTPGPRDVLCQHILIRACAGPFAADDLYAEVTGAGAYASLSRAEFDACLDFCATGGYALRVYDQWQRLLQRPDGMWQLRDPRAARRIRMNIGTIQDADLLKVRLKRSRGGKPLGEVEESFAATLTPGDTFLIGGQIVRYESLREMTVEVSRNASRKPKVAVFSGTKFATSTQLSTRILDILQRDSWPDLPPHTADWLALQREVSQMPRRGQLLLESFPFRGREHLCIYGFAGRNAMQTLGLLLTKRMEELSLDPLGFVATDYATLIWGLSPVDDPAPLFDPAELRAGLDGWLAGNAVMKRSFRAVATIAGLIERNTPGQRKNGRQATFSSDILYDTLRKYDPDHLLLDITRQEALGGLVDFGRIEELLSRIKGNITLNRLSQISPLAAPLLLEAGKVPVKGAAQEKLLQRETEELMRSARLAELAPPGAASP; encoded by the coding sequence ATGAGCAGTCTTCCCGATGTCATCACCGCCTGGTTCCACGACCGTGGCTGGACCATTCACCCGCACCAGCAGGAGATGCTGGCGCGCGCGGATGATCCGGCAACGCTGCTGATCGCCCCAACCGGCGGCGGCAAGACGATGGCGGGTTTCCTGCCCACTCTTGCCGATCTTGCTACCGGCGAACACCGCGGGCTGCACACGCTCTACGTCTCGCCGCTGAAGGCGCTGGCGGCGGATATCAAACGCAACCTGCGCACCCCGGTCGAGGAGATGGGCCTGCCCATCCGCATCGACGACCGCACCGGTGACACGCCCGCCTCCCGCAAGCGCAGCCAGCGCGCCGACCCGCCGCATATCCTGCTCACCACACCTGAAAGCCTCGCGCTGCTCACCTCCTATGAGGACGCGCCGCGGATGTTTGCGGGACTGAAACGGGTGGTACTGGACGAGATCCACGCCCTCGCCGAGAGCAAGCGCGGCGACCAGCTGATGCTCGCCCTGACCCGGCTTCAGGCGATCTGTCCGGACATGCGCCGCGTCGGCCTTTCGGCCACCGTCGATGATCCCGCCGCCATCGCGCAGTATCTGGCCCGCCACCCGGATCCCTGCGATATCGTTCTGGCCGACCCCGGCCCCGCCGCCGATATCCAGATGCTGCACACGGATGCAGCCCCGCCCTGGTCCGGGGGCGGCGCTGCCCATGCCATCCCCGCCGTGCTTGAGCAGATCAAGGCGCATAACACCACGCTGATCTTCCACAACACCCGCGCCCAGGCAGAGATCTTCTTTCACAACCTCTGGCTTGCCAATGATGACGCGCTGCCGATCGGCATTCACCATGGCTCGCTCGACCGGGTGCAGCGGGACCGGGTCGAGGCAGCGATGGTGCGCGGAGAGCTGCGCGCAGTGGTCTGTACCGGCTCGCTTGATCTGGGCATCGACTGGGGGGACGTCGATCTGGTGATCCAGATAGGCGCGCCGAAGAACGTGAAACGGCTGGTCCAGCGCATCGGCCGCGCCAACCACCGCTACAATGCCCCCTCCAAGGCGCTTCTGGTGCCGGCCAACCGGTTTGAGGTGGTGGAATGCCGTGCCGCCCTTGAGGCGGTGGAGGCAGGCACGCTGGACGGCAGCCCGCGCACACCCGGCCCCCGCGACGTGCTCTGCCAGCACATCCTGATCCGCGCCTGCGCCGGTCCCTTCGCCGCCGATGACCTTTATGCCGAGGTCACGGGAGCCGGCGCCTATGCCAGCCTCAGCCGGGCTGAGTTCGACGCCTGCCTCGATTTCTGTGCCACCGGCGGTTACGCCCTCCGGGTCTATGACCAGTGGCAACGGCTGCTGCAACGTCCCGACGGGATGTGGCAGCTGCGCGACCCCCGCGCCGCCCGCCGCATCCGCATGAACATTGGCACCATTCAGGACGCCGACCTCCTGAAGGTCCGACTCAAACGCAGCCGCGGCGGCAAACCGCTTGGCGAGGTCGAAGAGAGCTTTGCCGCCACCCTCACCCCGGGCGACACCTTCCTCATCGGTGGCCAGATCGTGCGGTATGAATCGCTGCGCGAAATGACGGTCGAGGTCAGCCGCAATGCCAGCCGGAAACCGAAAGTGGCGGTCTTCTCCGGCACAAAATTCGCCACCTCGACCCAGCTCAGCACCCGTATCCTCGATATCCTGCAACGCGACAGCTGGCCCGATCTGCCACCGCACACCGCCGACTGGCTGGCGCTACAGCGCGAGGTCTCACAGATGCCCCGCCGGGGCCAGCTGCTGCTCGAAAGCTTTCCCTTCCGGGGCCGCGAACACCTCTGCATCTACGGGTTTGCCGGGCGCAATGCGATGCAGACCCTCGGTCTGTTGCTGACCAAACGGATGGAAGAGCTGTCGCTCGATCCGCTTGGCTTTGTCGCCACCGATTATGCCACGCTGATCTGGGGGCTCAGCCCGGTTGACGACCCCGCCCCGCTGTTCGATCCTGCCGAGCTGCGCGCGGGTCTGGACGGCTGGCTCGCGGGCAATGCGGTGATGAAACGCAGCTTCCGCGCGGTGGCCACCATCGCGGGGCTGATCGAACGCAACACCCCCGGCCAGCGCAAGAACGGACGACAGGCGACATTCTCCTCCGACATCCTCTACGACACGCTCCGTAAATATGATCCCGATCACCTGCTCTTGGACATCACCCGGCAGGAGGCGCTTGGCGGGCTGGTGGATTTCGGCCGCATCGAGGAACTGCTCAGCCGCATCAAGGGAAACATCACCCTCAACCGGCTGTCGCAGATCTCACCGCTGGCCGCGCCGCTGCTGCTGGAGGCAGGCAAGGTCCCGGTGAAAGGTGCCGCCCAGGAAAAGCTGCTGCAACGCGAAACCGAAGAGCTGATGCGCAGCGCCCGGCTGGCAGAGCTGGCTCCGCCCGGCGCTGCGTCACCCTGA
- a CDS encoding ATPase translates to MNMQTSAVVAPPTPRGLEQMQLPMVMMRDILLKTIFRKTCENVSEIAAAICLPIPVTQELVDIAREQKLLEATGTLNANSGNEMGYQLTEAGKARALDALSQSEYYGAMPVPLHIYREQVKRQSIRNILVTRQQLLGAMGHLVLPDSLLDHLGPAVSAGRSILMYGPPGNGKSSISNGIRDALGDHVYVPRAIEYAGQVITVYDPIVHTAVPLPEDDPNSLRRARRFDSRYVCCERPTVVTGGELSLSMLDLVYNPTARTYQAPLQLKSTGGIFIVDDLGRQAESPQALVNRWIVPLEEGRDILSLQSGEKFEVPFDTLVIFSTNFHPNEIFDQAALRRIFFKIKIDGPNQENFLKIFAMVAQKKGVPLDEAALVHLLKRKYPTIDNIYANYQPVFLIDQMKAICDFEGIPYQMSPDLIDRAWANMFVKDEHIVK, encoded by the coding sequence ATGAACATGCAGACATCCGCCGTAGTGGCACCCCCTACCCCGCGCGGGCTGGAGCAGATGCAGCTCCCGATGGTGATGATGCGGGATATCCTGCTCAAGACCATTTTCCGCAAGACCTGCGAAAACGTCAGCGAAATCGCCGCCGCCATCTGCCTGCCGATCCCGGTGACGCAGGAACTGGTCGATATCGCCCGCGAACAAAAGCTGCTGGAGGCAACCGGTACGCTCAACGCCAACAGCGGCAATGAAATGGGCTATCAGCTGACCGAGGCGGGCAAAGCCCGCGCGCTGGATGCGCTCAGCCAGTCCGAATATTACGGCGCCATGCCGGTGCCGCTGCACATCTACCGCGAACAGGTCAAACGCCAGTCAATCCGCAATATTCTGGTCACCCGCCAGCAACTGCTCGGTGCAATGGGCCATCTGGTCCTGCCCGACAGCCTGCTCGACCACCTCGGCCCCGCTGTCAGCGCCGGCCGCTCGATCCTGATGTATGGCCCGCCCGGCAACGGGAAATCCTCCATCTCCAACGGCATCCGCGACGCGCTGGGGGATCACGTCTACGTGCCGCGCGCGATTGAATATGCCGGTCAGGTGATCACGGTCTATGATCCCATCGTTCACACTGCCGTGCCGCTGCCCGAGGACGACCCCAACAGCCTGCGCCGCGCCCGCCGCTTTGACAGCCGCTATGTCTGCTGCGAACGGCCCACGGTGGTGACCGGGGGCGAGCTGTCCCTGTCGATGCTGGATCTGGTCTACAACCCAACCGCGCGCACCTATCAGGCGCCGCTGCAGCTGAAATCCACCGGCGGCATCTTCATCGTCGATGACCTGGGCCGCCAGGCGGAATCACCGCAGGCGCTGGTCAACCGCTGGATCGTGCCGCTGGAAGAGGGCCGCGATATCCTCTCCCTGCAATCGGGCGAGAAATTCGAGGTGCCCTTTGACACGCTGGTGATCTTCTCCACCAACTTCCACCCCAATGAGATCTTCGATCAGGCGGCGCTGCGGCGGATCTTTTTCAAGATCAAGATCGACGGGCCAAATCAGGAAAACTTCCTCAAGATCTTTGCCATGGTCGCCCAGAAGAAAGGCGTGCCCCTGGACGAGGCGGCGCTGGTGCATCTTCTGAAACGCAAATATCCGACCATCGACAATATCTACGCCAATTATCAGCCGGTGTTCCTGATCGACCAGATGAAGGCGATCTGCGATTTCGAAGGCATCCCCTATCAGATGTCTCCCGACCTCATCGACCGCGCCTGGGCCAATATGTTCGTCAAGGACGAACACATCGTCAAATGA
- a CDS encoding A24 family peptidase, whose product MLISAHVALWFLPFVVPLCCVVALNDLRHMRIPNWTVDLLAVIFVLVGPFLMSWTDYGWQLLHLPIGIGLGFLCYSAGMVGAGDAKFAGAAAPFVVFGDLSVVVMIFSAMLLAGFLTHRIAKYTPLRRLAPHWKSWEVGSKFPMGLCLGGTLVAYLLLGTQLGQSAPV is encoded by the coding sequence ATGCTGATCTCGGCCCATGTCGCCCTGTGGTTCCTGCCCTTTGTGGTGCCGCTCTGCTGTGTGGTCGCGCTGAATGACCTGCGCCATATGCGGATCCCGAACTGGACCGTGGATCTTCTGGCCGTGATCTTTGTCCTTGTCGGCCCCTTCCTGATGAGCTGGACGGATTATGGCTGGCAGCTGCTGCATCTGCCCATCGGCATCGGCCTTGGCTTCCTGTGCTACAGCGCGGGCATGGTCGGCGCAGGGGACGCCAAATTCGCCGGTGCCGCCGCGCCCTTTGTGGTCTTTGGCGATCTCTCGGTGGTGGTGATGATCTTCTCCGCCATGCTGCTGGCCGGGTTCCTCACCCATCGTATCGCGAAATACACCCCCCTGCGCCGTCTCGCCCCGCATTGGAAGAGCTGGGAGGTCGGCAGCAAGTTTCCAATGGGCCTCTGCCTTGGTGGCACGCTGGTCGCCTATCTGCTGCTCGGCACCCAGCTGGGTCAGAGCGCCCCGGTCTGA
- a CDS encoding tetratricopeptide repeat protein: MRQQIFVSACLVGGLVLSACAKDDTEAVDRAFQEVNVVDESNLNDVMLTVADPNEAVTYFQRTVKSAPDRIDLNRGLAISLIRAKRNTEAVAAWKKVVSLPEATDEDRIELADALIRTSNWDEAKATLDKVPPTHETYKRYRLEAMVADSEQDWKRSDSFYQTAVGLTTQPARVMNNWGYSKLTRGDYAEAERLFGDAIRQDQSLFTAKNNLVLARGAQRNYTLPVIPMDQVERAQLLHTLALSAVKQGDVQTGESLLRQAISTHPQHFDAAARALAALENG, from the coding sequence ATGCGCCAGCAGATTTTCGTATCCGCATGTCTGGTCGGTGGGCTTGTCCTGTCGGCCTGCGCCAAGGACGACACCGAAGCCGTGGACCGCGCCTTTCAGGAGGTGAATGTGGTCGACGAGAGCAATCTCAACGATGTGATGCTGACGGTTGCCGATCCAAACGAAGCCGTCACCTATTTTCAGCGCACCGTCAAATCCGCACCCGACCGGATCGACCTCAACCGCGGGCTGGCGATCTCGCTGATCCGCGCCAAGCGCAACACCGAAGCGGTTGCCGCCTGGAAAAAAGTCGTCTCGCTGCCCGAGGCCACCGATGAGGACCGTATCGAACTGGCCGACGCGCTGATCCGCACCAGCAACTGGGACGAGGCCAAGGCCACCCTCGACAAGGTGCCGCCCACCCATGAGACCTACAAACGCTACCGGCTGGAGGCGATGGTCGCCGACTCGGAACAGGACTGGAAACGCTCCGACAGCTTTTACCAGACCGCCGTCGGCCTCACGACACAGCCCGCCCGCGTGATGAACAACTGGGGCTATTCGAAACTGACCCGTGGCGATTACGCCGAGGCCGAGCGCCTGTTCGGCGATGCCATCCGTCAGGATCAGTCGCTGTTCACCGCCAAGAACAATCTGGTGCTGGCCCGTGGCGCGCAGCGCAACTACACGCTGCCGGTGATCCCGATGGATCAGGTCGAACGCGCCCAGCTGCTGCACACGCTGGCGCTATCGGCTGTAAAACAGGGCGACGTGCAGACCGGCGAAAGCCTGCTGCGGCAGGCGATCTCGACCCATCCGCAGCATTTCGACGCGGCGGCGCGCGCACTTGCTGCGCTGGAAAACGGCTAA
- a CDS encoding tetratricopeptide repeat protein has product MMTLGWAIPSRLYRLIPATLALALVAACMSPGGKPDPKDPLGAPALPGVDPRGTAESGLIVGHRLMAAAEYELALDAFTRAALEEGLSAEVLSGLGTANLGLGRLGQAETQLRRAVAKDPDWPAAMNNLGVVLMERQKYPEAEQTLRRAFALDNGESDAIRENFRLALAKLDQNTHSDPQQKGYALVQRGGGSYLIRTSQ; this is encoded by the coding sequence ATGATGACATTGGGTTGGGCCATCCCCTCCCGTCTCTATCGACTGATCCCCGCCACCCTCGCGCTTGCGTTGGTGGCGGCTTGCATGTCGCCGGGCGGAAAACCGGATCCAAAGGATCCCCTTGGCGCGCCCGCCCTGCCCGGCGTTGATCCCCGTGGCACCGCCGAAAGCGGGCTTATTGTTGGGCACCGTCTGATGGCCGCCGCCGAGTATGAGCTGGCGCTGGATGCCTTTACCCGCGCCGCATTGGAAGAGGGTCTCAGCGCCGAGGTGCTCTCTGGCCTCGGGACCGCGAATCTGGGGCTGGGCCGTCTAGGTCAGGCCGAAACCCAGCTGCGCCGCGCGGTCGCAAAGGATCCCGACTGGCCTGCGGCGATGAACAATCTCGGCGTCGTGCTGATGGAGCGGCAGAAATACCCGGAGGCCGAGCAGACCCTGCGCCGCGCCTTCGCCCTCGATAATGGCGAAAGTGACGCAATCCGTGAAAATTTCCGCCTTGCCCTCGCAAAACTTGATCAGAACACGCATAGTGATCCGCAACAAAAAGGCTATGCACTGGTGCAACGCGGAGGGGGCAGCTACCTGATTCGCACGTCCCAGTGA